The following are encoded together in the Brassica napus cultivar Da-Ae chromosome A9, Da-Ae, whole genome shotgun sequence genome:
- the LOC106364180 gene encoding rac-like GTP-binding protein ARAC1 isoform X2, translating to MSASRFIKCVTVGDGAVGKTCLLISYTSNTFPTDYVPTVFDNFSANVVVNGATVNLGLWDTAGQEDYNRLRPLSYRGADVFILAFSLISKASYENVSKKWIPELEHYAPGVPIVLVGTKLDLRDDKQFFIDHPGAVPITNAQGEELKKLIGAPAYIECSSKSQENVKGVFDAAIRVVLQPPNKKKKKGKAQKACSIL from the exons ATGAGCGCATCACGGTTCATAAAGTGCGTAACAGTAGGTGACGGGGCAGTGGGTAAAACCTGTTTGCTCATTTCCTACACCAGCAACACTTTCCCTACG GATTATGTACCGACTGTTTTCGACAACTTTAGCGCTAATGTGGTTGTTAACGGAGCCACTGTCAACCTTGGCTTGTGGGATACCGCtg GGCAGGAAGATTATAACAGGTTAAGACCCTTGAGTTACCGCGGTGCTGATGTTTTCATCTTAGCCTTCTCTCTCATTAGTAAGGCTAGCTATGAAAATGTCTCCAAGAAG TGGATCCCAGAGCTGGAGCACTATGCCCCTGGTGTCCctattgttcttgttggtacCAAACTAG ATCTTCGGGATGACAAACAGTTCTTCATCGACCACCCTGGTGCTGTACCTATTACCAACGCTCAG GGAGAGGAACTGAAGAAGCTCATTGGTGCTCCTGCGTACATCGAGTGCAGTTCAAAATCACAGGAG AATGTGAAGGGGGTGTTTGATGCAGCGATCAGAGTGGTACTTCAACCtccaaacaagaagaaaaagaagggcAAAGCACAAAAGGCCTGCTCCATTTTGTAA
- the LOC106399479 gene encoding chaperone protein dnaJ 11, chloroplastic yields MLSSSPTFFAPPFLSSSPPSLSPPSRTSRISPPLSATTTASSRYTCADDSPRLRPIPQRLSAAASLYEILEIPVGSTSQEIKSAYRRLARICHPDVAGNGRSADEFVKIHAAYCTLSDPEKRAVYDRRILRRSRPLSVGVSGLGSYVGGNWETDQCW; encoded by the coding sequence ATGCTCTCTTCTTCCCCAACCTTCTTCGCTCCTCCATTTCTCTCCTCTTCTCCTCCCTCGCTCTCACCACCGTCTCGAACTTCCCGGATCTCGCCGCCACTTTCTGCCACCACCACCGCCTCTTCCCGCTACACATGCGCTGACGATTCCCCAAGACTGCGGCCGATCCCGCAGCGGTTGTCGGCGGCAGCGTCTCTCTACGAGATTCTCGAAATCCCCGTCGGCTCGACGAGCCAAGAGATCAAATCGGCTTACCGGCGGCTGGCGAGGATCTGCCATCCCGACGTGGCGGGAAACGGTCGGTCGGCGGACGAGTTTGTGAAGATCCACGCCGCGTACTGCACGCTTTCTGATCCCGAGAAACGCGCCGTTTACGATCGGAGGATCCTTCGTCGGAGCCGGCCGTTGAGTGTCGGTGTTTCTGGACTCGGCAGTTACGTAGGAGGGAATTGGGAAACTGATCAGTGCTGGTAG
- the LOC106364180 gene encoding rac-like GTP-binding protein ARAC1 isoform X1, with protein MSASRFIKCVTVGDGAVGKTCLLISYTSNTFPTVSYQILCSSPIMSFFTLFLNNMIDYILHFLSQDYVPTVFDNFSANVVVNGATVNLGLWDTAGQEDYNRLRPLSYRGADVFILAFSLISKASYENVSKKWIPELEHYAPGVPIVLVGTKLDLRDDKQFFIDHPGAVPITNAQGEELKKLIGAPAYIECSSKSQENVKGVFDAAIRVVLQPPNKKKKKGKAQKACSIL; from the exons ATGAGCGCATCACGGTTCATAAAGTGCGTAACAGTAGGTGACGGGGCAGTGGGTAAAACCTGTTTGCTCATTTCCTACACCAGCAACACTTTCCCTACGGTATCCTATCAAATACTTTGTTCTTCTCCAATAATGTCTTTCTTTACTCTCTTTCTgaataatatgattgattatattcttcattttttgaGTCAGGATTATGTACCGACTGTTTTCGACAACTTTAGCGCTAATGTGGTTGTTAACGGAGCCACTGTCAACCTTGGCTTGTGGGATACCGCtg GGCAGGAAGATTATAACAGGTTAAGACCCTTGAGTTACCGCGGTGCTGATGTTTTCATCTTAGCCTTCTCTCTCATTAGTAAGGCTAGCTATGAAAATGTCTCCAAGAAG TGGATCCCAGAGCTGGAGCACTATGCCCCTGGTGTCCctattgttcttgttggtacCAAACTAG ATCTTCGGGATGACAAACAGTTCTTCATCGACCACCCTGGTGCTGTACCTATTACCAACGCTCAG GGAGAGGAACTGAAGAAGCTCATTGGTGCTCCTGCGTACATCGAGTGCAGTTCAAAATCACAGGAG AATGTGAAGGGGGTGTTTGATGCAGCGATCAGAGTGGTACTTCAACCtccaaacaagaagaaaaagaagggcAAAGCACAAAAGGCCTGCTCCATTTTGTAA